Part of the Sphingorhabdus pulchriflava genome is shown below.
CTCGTCAATCGAACGGCTGGATTGGCCAACTTTCAGTCCCAAATCCCATAGGAAATAGAGCATGGCTTCGACGACTTGTTCAGTCCAGCCAGTGCGCTTATAGGGCGTGATGAAGGCGATATCGACATCGCTGTGCGGCGCCATCTCTCCGCGCCCATAACCGCCGACAGCCACGACCGCGATTTTTTCGGCGGCAGAACGGTTAGCGACTGGAAACAGCGCGGTTGTTACAAAATCATAGGCAATGCGGATAATCTGGTCGATCAGAAAGGCTTGATCGGTGGCGCTGCTCCGTCCTGACGATGGCATTGCGATCAGACGTCGGGAAATTTCTTCGCGTCCTTCGCGCAATGTGGCCTGCAATACTGCCAGCGCTTTGCTGCGCTGCTCGCTGACCGAACTGTCGGCGAGAACGGAAGATATTTCATCCGCCACCGCATTGCGATCAATGATGTCGCGTTGGCGCCTTCGGCCGAGCCCATTTTCCGTCATATGATGACACTTAAAAGAAGCGGGGCAGAGGAGAAAGCTCTAATCTTCGAGTTCCTTGGCCTTAGCATTATATTCCCGACGGAGTGTAACCCGGTCGATCTTCTGGGTGCCGAGCCGCGGAAGCGGCTCATGCACGCGCCAAAAGTGAACTGGTACCTTGAATGGGGCAAGTTTGGCCTGAAGGAAGCTCTTCAGTTCGTCGGGCGAAAGCTCGCTTCCTTCTTTGGTGAAATAAACCAGTCCCGGAACTTCGCCATAGCGGTCATCCGCAATACCGAAGACCGACAATTCGGCGACTGCATCATGTTCATAGGCTGCTGCTTCAACCTCTGGGCAACTGATATTCTCACCGCCGCGGATTATGATATCTTTCTTACGGTCGACGATGAACAGATAGCCGTCCTCGTCCAGATAGCCAATGTCGCCGGTGCGAAAATAGCCGTCGGATGTGAAGGCAGCGCGGGTTGCCTCTTCATTCTCCCAATAGCCGTTGAAATTGGCGATAGAGCGGATGCATACCTCGCCCCGCTCGCCCTGCGGCATTTTAATGCCATCGTCGTCAAGGATAGCGAGATCAACCAGCGGTTTCGTCGCGGGACCAGTACTAGAAGGCTTCGCCAGATAATTTTCGGTGAAATTCCCGCAACCGACGCCATTGGTTTCGGTGAGGCCATAGCCGAGTAGCGGGAAGCCCCATTCCATTTCCTGTTTGATGCGTTTCACATGCTCAACCGGGCGCGGCGCTCCGCCTGCGGCAAAGGCCGTGCACGAAGTTAGATCATATTTCAGGCGGTTGGGATGCGTTGCTATTTCGATGCTCATCAACGGAACGCCGACAAAATAGGTAATCTTTTCTTTTTCGATCAGCTGCATGGCATGCTCGGCATCCCATTTTGGCATCATCACAAGCTTGCGACCTATAACGAAGCTTTGCAGCAATACGGGAACTGCTGCGGTCACATGGAACAATGGTACATTGAGCAATGTGGCTGGTTGCATGGTCGGTGCTTCGCCGGTCGACGCCAATATCTCGAAAAACACCAATGTCTGGCCAACATAGCTCATAGCGCCCTGCACAACGCCGCGGTGATCGGACCAGGCGCCCTTTGACTGACCGGTCGAGCCTGAGGTATAAAGGATTGTTGCCGGATCAAGGGGAGCGATAGTCGGCAAAGCCGTCTCCGCATTTCCGCCCTTTGCGAGCAGGACTTTCAGCCCTTCAAGCGGAACGCAGTCATGTTCAAAAATCAGCAGATCTGCTTTGCCAACGTCTTCGCCCTTTAGCCTTGCGGCACGCTGAGCATCGGCAAGTACATATTTGCATCCGACCATGCGGATGCCCTCGGCCAGCTCGCTGCCCTGCCACCAGCCATTGAGCAGTGTCGCGACCCCGCCTGCCATCAATATGGCCATATAGGCGATGATCCAGTTGGCCGAGTTGCGGGCTGCTATGCCCACACGATCGCCGACCTGAAGTCCATGGCCTTCACTCAACCCTCCCGCTAAAGCACGAGCTGCTGCGTGGCATTCCGCGAATGTAAGGCGGATATCGCCGTCGACCAGAAATTCCTTGTCGGCGTTCAGCGCGCAGAACATGTCGAAATAGTCGCGCAAATTTGCCGGAGCTTGCGCAATCATGGGAATTTGCACGCCATATTTCTCGACATGTGCCACTGACAATGGACCACCATTTTCCATGAGGCGGGCGACGGTGCTGTCAATTGCCAGATCAAGTGCTGTCGGCATGGCGAATCTCTCCTTTGTTCTTTTTTATGCGCCCCTTTTGGCTATATAGGTGCGCAAATCCAAGAGGGGATGCGACTTGTTTATTGCAACGGCCGCTGCGGCTGCAGGTGACTATCTGAAATTTACCGATCTGGGCATAGGTCCGGTTGCATTGGACCTCGGAATTTTTGAGCTGCGCTGGTATTCGCTCGGCTATTTGTTCGGCATTTTGCTGGGATATTGGTTGCTGACGAAACTAATCCGCAAACCCGGATCCCCAATGTCGCGCGAACATGCTGACGATATGATTTTATATGCGACGCTTGGCATCATTTTGGGCGGGCGTGTTGGCTATATTCTGTTCTATCAGCCAGGCATGCTGGCAACGCCATTGGAAGTCTTCAAGTTGTGGGAAGGCGGAATGTCGCTGCATGGCGGAACGCTGGGCACAATATTTGCAATTTGGCTAATGGCGCGCAAACATGGGCTCTCTTTCTTGCGTATGTGCGACTATATTGCGTGCTGCGTTCCTTTCGGGCTGTTCTTGGTGCGGCTTGCAAACTTCGCCAACAGCGAGTTGTGGGGCAGGGTCACGGATGCCAAATGGGCGATCATCTTCCCCAATGGCGGTGATATGCCACGGCATCCCAGTCAGCTTTATGAAGCTGGTGCAGAAGGGCTGCTGATGGCGGCAATTTTGTGGCCATTGTTCTTCAAGACTGACGCCCGCTACAAGCCGGGATTCTTGTTTGGCATGGCCGCATTGATTTACGGAATCGCTCGTTTCTGCATAGAGTTTGTGCGTGAGCCGGACGCGCATCTCCAGCATGTTGTCGAACAGACGGGTCTTAGCATGGGGCAATGGCTCACGATTCCCATGATCCTGTTGGGCATTTATCTGGTCGTGACAGCAAAGAGGCGCAGGCAGCGGGTCGAGCCGGTCGCTGGGACGGAAAGTGTCGCCTGAAGCCCAGAATCTGAGCGCGCGATTGGCGCGGCAAATCGAGGCTAGTGGGCCGATCAGCGTGGCCGAATTTATGCGCGTCTCAAACGAAGTCTACTATGGAAGCGGTGATCCGCTAGGGGCGCAAGGCGACTTCATTACAGCGCCTGAAATCAGCCAGATGTTCGGCGAGCTTATCGGCCTTTGGTTGACCGACCTGTGGATACGTTCAGGAAGTAGAACCGACTGTAAATATATCGAATTGGGCCCGGGGCGAGGGACGCTGGCGGCAGATGCGCTCCGTTCGATGAAGCAGTTCAACCTTGAACCGGAATCGTGGTTTGTGGAGACGAGCGCGCCATTGCGCGAAATTCAGTCGGCTAAAGTTGAGCGATCGAATTTTTGTAGCACAATTGATGAGATCCCTGACGATGGACCTTTGCTGATCGTAGCGAATGAGTTTTTTGATGCCTTGCCAGTTCGGCAATTGGTATCAACACATGCCGGCTGGCGAGAACGAGTGGTCGTGCGTGACCGTGGCAACAAATTTTTGGCAACGCCCGGTCTGCAAGCAATGGATGCCCATGTCCCCGCAGAATTTCGAAACGCCCCAAGTCCGAGCATTTACGAGACATGCCCGGATGCAAGCACTATCATGTACGAACTAGCCGGCCGATTGGCTCACCAAGGCGGCGCAATTTTGGTGATCGACTATGGGTATGTTTTGCCGGGACTAGGGAGCAGCTTGCAGGCGGTCAAGGGACATCAATTTGCCGACCCGTTCGAGAATCCAGGGACACAGGATTTGACCGCGCATGTCAATTTCGTCGAGTTAGCAAATCTCGCGCGAATGCGAGGATTGAGAGTCAGTGGTCCAGCCGAGCAAGGTCAATGGCTATCAGCTTTAGGAATCGAAGCCCGAATGGCTAGTTTGGCAGCTGGCTCGCCGGAGTGTGCTGAGGAATTGAAAAGCGCCCGAGATCGACTGGTTGAGCCGTCTGAAATGGGTAGCCTATTCAAAGTGCTGGCGGTAACTCACCCGGACTGGCCAACCCCTGAAGGATTTGCAACCTCGGTTTGAGTTCAGTTTGCTGCCAGCCAGTTTGCGATTTCGGCAGCGATTTTGTTGGCTGAACTGTTTAATGCAGCCCCCGCATCGCCAGGTTCGATCTGGGCCACTGCTTCGCGGACCTGAAAGCGCCGCTTCTCAACTGGTTTGCCCTTGCTAATCTTGACCGCATCAAAGATGACAATGGCCTCCATGGCGGCAGAATCGATTCCGAATTCGACAAGCTGGCCCGACAGGAAATGTTCGGCCTTGCCGGAGGTTTCGACCTCGCTGAGAATCAGCGTTCCGTTTTTGGCTGAAACGGTTTCAGCGATCAATTGCTGAAACAATATGGCCGGCTTATCCGCCCAAACACTGTTCTTCAGATAGGCGATATTGCCCGCATCGACTTGAACCGGCACTCGGTTGGTATCCAATTTCCGCGGCACTTCCGGCACCAATATGACGAGAGCGTCCTTGGGCATTCCGATTTTGCTAGCGCCGGGACTCACGGCTGCATCGGATGACAAAGTGAGCAGTGAGATCGGGGCTTTTGATCCCAAGCTGACACAAGCGGAGAGAAGAAAGGCACCGCAGCTTGCTACGAAAATAGAACCTAGCTCTTTGAACCGGCGATGGCTTTTCATCATTTACTCCTGCCCGGCTCATAGTCGGGGAGTTTGGGTGCAGATACAAGCCCGCCTACACCTTGCTGGTCGAGCCGCTCGGTCACCGACTGCAGCGATGACGATAAACGGCGCAAATCGCGGGCAAGTTGATTAATCTCTGGAAGCGTTTGTGTGTTTAAGGTTTCGAGAGCGGGATTAGCGCTGTTCAGTGACGTTTCCAAAGCTGAAAGGCTACCATTGGCGGACCTCAGAGTTTTGCGAAGCTCCGCCATCATCGGCTTACCTTCATTGTCGAGCAACGTATTTGCATTGGCTGACAGGGCAGTCAGCTGCTCGGCCGCTGCTCCGGCTTTAGCCAAGGTTGCGCGTGATTCCTGAATGGCAGCCCGCAAGTCAGGCGCTTGCGTCGCTAGTGAACCCGACAGATTTTCGACATTGTTGAGGATTTGTTCAATCGACTGCTGGTTCTTGTCCGACAGCACTATATTCAGTCGCTCAGTCAGCGTTGACAACCGTTCGACCAGCAATGGTGCGCTGTTCAAAATCTCACCAAGAGCCCCGGGCTTTGTCGGGATGACAGGCCGTCCCGCAGGGCATTCGCTCTTCGGATTTTCTGCAGGACATACGATCGCTGGCGCACCTTTGATCGCACCATCAAGTTGAATTTCCGAAACGCCGGTAAAGCCGATGCCGCTGATTGTTGCGGTCGTGCCTTGCAATATCGCCGTATCTGAATCGATAGCGATGCGCACTCGGACAAAATCCGGATCAGGCCGCCACAATTTGATATCTTTAACCTGACCCACCGGAACGCCTGCAAATGTGACGCCAGAGCCCTTGGCAATGCCACTAACCGACTGCTGGAAGAAGATGTCATATTCGGTCTTCGCACCATCGCCAATGCGGGACAGCCAGACGGTAAAGCCTGCGAGCACCGCCAACAGCAGCAGCGTTACCCCGCCGACCAGGACATAGTGGGACTTAGTTTCCATCGTCTACCTTATGGCCTCTGCTCTGTATTTTTGTCCATGTGCTATTTCCTTGGTTCAAATCTGACGCTCATGACCCAGCCGGGCAGCACGCCCTCTCGGGCCAGAGAAATACTCGTGGATCCACGGGTGGTCGGTAGAGAGAAGCTCATCGATTTTGCCTATAGCGATCACCCGCTTGTCAGCGATTACGGCTACGCGATCGCAAATCGCGTAAAGCGTATCCAGATCGTGCGTGATAAGGAACACCGTCAGGCCTAATGTGTCCTGCAGGCTGCGGGTCAGCTCATCGAACTTGGATGCGCCAATCGGGTCAAGGCCGGCCGTCGGTTCGTCAAGAAACAGCAACTCGGGATCCATCGCGAGCGAACGCGCAAGACCAGCCCGTTTTTTCATGCCGCCCGAAAGTTCTGACGGGTACTTGTGCGCTGCCTCGGGCGGAAGGCCACTCAACTGAATCTTGTAGCGAGCGATTTCTTCGAGCAATTCGCGGTCGAATTGAGGGTAGAATTCACGTAACGGCACCTGGACGTTTTCAGCGACTGTCAAAGTCGAAAACAGTGCCCCACCCTGGAACATGACGCCCCAGCGCTTGCGCACCTCGAAGGCTTCATCCTCCTCTTTGCCGCGCATAGACGTGCCCAAAACGGTAATCTCGCCTGCTTCGGGTTCCTGCAAGCCAATGATTGAACGCATCAAAACGGATTTGCCAGTACCTGACCCGCCTACAACACCCAGTATCTCTCCAGCACGAACGTCGAGATCGAGATTATCGTGAATGACCTGATCGCCGAACGCATTGCGCAAACCGCGGACCGAAATGACAGGATCGATTTCCGCCATCAGTCCCAACCAATTTCGGTGAAAAATACGGCGAAAAAGGCATCAAGTACGATAACGAGAAATATCGCCTGCACGACCGCTGCAGTTGTTTTAAGGCCAACCTGTTCCGCGTTGCCATGGACTCGCATCCCCTGAAAGCATCCGGCAAGTGCTATGATTGCGCCGAATACCGGGGCCTTGACCATGCCGACATAGAAATCGGTCAGAGGTGTCACCTCCCTTATGCGTTGCACAAATGTTGTGGGCGGCATGTCGAGGGTCATCCAGCAGAATAATCCACCGCCAATGATCGCAACAAGCGAAGCATATAGTCCGAGCAATGGCATCATCAGCACGGTCGCAATCACGCGAGGGATGACGAGCGCCTCCACGGGTACAACGCCGATGGTGCGCATTGCATCAACCTCTTCGGTGATTTTCATGGTGCCTATTTGCGCTGCAAAGGCCGAGCCTGACCGGCCTGCAACCATGATGGCCGTCATGAGCACGCCAAGTTCGCGCATCGTTAGCCGACCGATCAAGTTTACAGTCCAAATTTCCGCCCCGAATTGGCGTAACTGCACCGCACCTTGCTGCGCAATGACGATACCGATCAGGAAACTCATCAGCCCGATGATACCCAATGCACGAACGCCAACCATATCGAAATGCTGGATTACCGAATGGAAGCGCAATCTTCGGGGGTGGAGCAGTAAGTTGAACACTGCTTTTACACATTGACCGATAAAGCCGACAAATTCGACAAAAGTGCGCGCTGTGCTGGAAACAGCTTCACCCAGTTCTTCGAAGACCCGCACCACAGGCGACAATCGGGGTGCTTCTACAGTTTGATCGTCCGAACCACTGACCGCAGCTATCAATCGCTGCGCATCCGAATCTGCGCCTATGATTGTCGCTCCCTGATCGCGCGCCGTGCGATGGACGAGCCAAGCTCCGACAGTGTCGATGTGCTCTATTCTGGTCAGATCAATCTGGATCACGCCTTCGCGTAGAGCGCGCAGCCGTTCGTCCAAATCATTGATGTGGGCAATGGCCAGCGTCCCACCGAGGCGCAGGACCGTTCCTCCCTCGGGCAGTTGCTCTTCGATAAAGTCTGCAGGCTGCGCCATAACGCCATGATTGGCGCATTCTTCCCCGCATAACAAGCTTCAAGGCTTTGCAAAAAATGAACTAGCCTTATGCTAAAAGCGATGACTATGGCGCCCAAGATACGCATCGCAATTTATGACATGGACAAAACGGTCACGCGCCGCGCGACCTATAACGGCTTTCTGATGCATATGGCATGGTACAAATCACCCTGGCGATTGGCGCTCGTTCCGTTTCTGCCATTGGGATTGCTGCTTTACGCAGTTAAGTTTTGGGATCGCAGCCAGCTCAAGCAATTTGCTCAAACTCTGTTGGTTGGACGCAAAGTCCCTCGGGTGCAGTTCGCACGTCACCTTGAACGCCATGCTGATCTCGTCCTCGGTCGTAATGTCTATCAGGAAGCCAAATGGCGGATCGATGCCGAAAAGGCCGAAGGCTATCGGCATGTCATCGCCACCGCTTCCTACCGCCTGTATGTCGACGCGATTGCTTCACGGCTTGGTTTCGACGATGTTATCGCCACAGAATTGGCGACTAGCGACAGCGGCCATGTGCTCGCGCGGATTGACGGTCATAATTGCTATGACGAAGCCAAGCTCGAAAGGGTGAAGGCGTGGATGGCAGCGGAAGGCCTCAGCCGCGAGCAATGCCAAATTCGCGCTTATTCCGACCATGTGTCCGATGCGCCGCTGCTCTCCTTCGCGGACGAAGCCTTTGCCACCAACCCGCACCCGCCGCTTGAGCGGCTGGCACGGGAGAAAGGGTGGCAAATATTGGATTGGCGCGATGGCGATCCTCAGACTTGATCAAGTGCCTGTTTGAAATCGGCGATCAGGTCGTCAGGGTCTTCGATACCGATCGAGACGCGCACCAGATTGTTGGTGATACCCAGCGCCTTTTTGCGCTCCTCCGGAACCGAAAGGTGGGTCATTGCTGCCGGGTGACTTGCAAGCGTTTCGGTGCCGCCGAGGCTTACCGCAAGCTTGGCAATCTTGAGTGCATCGAGGAAGCGGAAGCTTTCTTTCTCTCCACCCTTGATGAACACCGAAAAGGTTGAACCTGCGCCAGTACAGTGGCGGTTGTAGATATCCTGCTGCGCCTTGTCTTCGATCATGCCCAGATAGCCGAGACCGACAACCTTCGGATGAGTTTTAAGGAAAGCACAGACCTTGGCTGCATTTTCCCCCGCGCGCGTCATCCGTAGTTCGAGCGTTTCGAGGCTGCGCAGCAGCATCCAGGCGGTGTTGGGATCGCAGATTGTGCCGATGGTGTTGCGCATAGGGCGGATCGCATCAATCAGCGCTTGGGTACCACAAACCCCGCCTGCAACCAGATCCGAATGGCCACCAGCATATTTGGTGAGGCTGTAGACCACCAGCTCCGCGCCCTGCTTGATGGGCTGCTGCCACAAGGGGCCGAGGAAGGTGTTGTCGATGGCAATGGCGGGCTTTTGATCGCCTGGGAATGCGGCATCACGCGCGGCGCGGACGGCTTCGACATCTACCAAGGCATTGGTGGGGTTGGCGGGGCTTTCCAAGTAAACCAACGCAACCTTACCGCCCTTTTTCTTCGCCATCTTCTGCGCAGAGGCGAGGATCTTGTCGATCTCCTTGCGGCTGGCACCTGCGGGAAAGTCGACAAAGGAAACGCCAAAGCGTGAAAGGATGCGGGCGATCAGCGTTTCGGTTGCCGCATAGAGCGGGCCTGAATGGACGATCACGTCATTCTGGCTGACCAGTGCGAGCAGCAAAGTCGCAATCGCCGACATACCGCTGGAAAAAACCAGCGCATCGTCCGCGCCATCCCAGACCGCCAGACGGTCTTCGAGGATTTCCTGATTGGGCCCGTTGAAACGCGAATAGACCAGACCATCGGCCGGGCCTTTGCGCTTTCCGGTGATATGTTCAAAAAAGCGCTTTCCCGCCGCTGCATTCTCGAATGCAAATGTCGAAGTCAGGAAGATCGGCGGCTTCAGCGCGCCTTCGGATAGCACCGGATCAAAGCCGTGCCCCATCATCAGTGTTGAAGGTTTGAGGGTACGTCCGCCGATTTTCTTGATCGGCGATTTGCCCTTGCGACGGGGCGTGGTGGCATCGGTCATGCGTCAATCTCCTAGACGCTGGCCTTAGCAATATTTGTTTCAATTGAAACTAAATTACACGTCTTTAGTGAAAGGTCGCGATAAACCAGACGACACCGACGATCAGCGGAACCCCGAACAGGTCGATGAGCACCCCGGCACGCAGCATGCGGGGGAGGGCCACATGCCCGGTCGCCCATGCGATAGCATTGGGCCCGGTTCCCGAAGGCATCATGAAGCCCCAACTTGCGGCAATCGAGGCGCACATGGCAAGTAGCCACGGGTCCGAACCTGTCGCCGCGACCAGCCCCGCAATCACCGGCATCACGCCGCTGGCGGTGGCGACATTGCTTGCAAATTCGGTGATGAGAATGACGAGAGCGGTAACTGCCGCCGCGATGATAAGCGGATGCACACCAGCAAGTGGCTTGAGCGCCTCTCCGAGCCAATCGGCCAATCCCGATTCGCTGATGCCAGCTGCCAGTGCCAGACCTCCACCGAACATCATGATCACTGCCCAGGGCGCACGGTCGGCTTCTTTCCAGTTGAGAAGGGGCCGACCGCTGCCATCTGGGACGAGGAACAACAGCAGCGAGCAGGCGATGGCGATGGTGCCGTCCGTCACCGATCCCTTTGGAAGCATCACTTCAAGCTGGGGCTGCGCGAGCCAGAGCGCAATCGCCAGCAGGATGATCGGCAGTAACCGCTTTTCGGCAATCGTCCACGGCCCCTGCGTTCCAATCGCACTGCGTGCTGCTTTCGGGTCAAATGCGGTTGCTTCGATTTTCTGCACTTTGGCCAGAACCAAAGCTGCCAAC
Proteins encoded:
- a CDS encoding class I adenylate-forming enzyme family protein codes for the protein MPTALDLAIDSTVARLMENGGPLSVAHVEKYGVQIPMIAQAPANLRDYFDMFCALNADKEFLVDGDIRLTFAECHAAARALAGGLSEGHGLQVGDRVGIAARNSANWIIAYMAILMAGGVATLLNGWWQGSELAEGIRMVGCKYVLADAQRAARLKGEDVGKADLLIFEHDCVPLEGLKVLLAKGGNAETALPTIAPLDPATILYTSGSTGQSKGAWSDHRGVVQGAMSYVGQTLVFFEILASTGEAPTMQPATLLNVPLFHVTAAVPVLLQSFVIGRKLVMMPKWDAEHAMQLIEKEKITYFVGVPLMSIEIATHPNRLKYDLTSCTAFAAGGAPRPVEHVKRIKQEMEWGFPLLGYGLTETNGVGCGNFTENYLAKPSSTGPATKPLVDLAILDDDGIKMPQGERGEVCIRSIANFNGYWENEEATRAAFTSDGYFRTGDIGYLDEDGYLFIVDRKKDIIIRGGENISCPEVEAAAYEHDAVAELSVFGIADDRYGEVPGLVYFTKEGSELSPDELKSFLQAKLAPFKVPVHFWRVHEPLPRLGTQKIDRVTLRREYNAKAKELED
- the lgt gene encoding prolipoprotein diacylglyceryl transferase: MFIATAAAAAGDYLKFTDLGIGPVALDLGIFELRWYSLGYLFGILLGYWLLTKLIRKPGSPMSREHADDMILYATLGIILGGRVGYILFYQPGMLATPLEVFKLWEGGMSLHGGTLGTIFAIWLMARKHGLSFLRMCDYIACCVPFGLFLVRLANFANSELWGRVTDAKWAIIFPNGGDMPRHPSQLYEAGAEGLLMAAILWPLFFKTDARYKPGFLFGMAALIYGIARFCIEFVREPDAHLQHVVEQTGLSMGQWLTIPMILLGIYLVVTAKRRRQRVEPVAGTESVA
- a CDS encoding class I SAM-dependent methyltransferase gives rise to the protein MSPEAQNLSARLARQIEASGPISVAEFMRVSNEVYYGSGDPLGAQGDFITAPEISQMFGELIGLWLTDLWIRSGSRTDCKYIELGPGRGTLAADALRSMKQFNLEPESWFVETSAPLREIQSAKVERSNFCSTIDEIPDDGPLLIVANEFFDALPVRQLVSTHAGWRERVVVRDRGNKFLATPGLQAMDAHVPAEFRNAPSPSIYETCPDASTIMYELAGRLAHQGGAILVIDYGYVLPGLGSSLQAVKGHQFADPFENPGTQDLTAHVNFVELANLARMRGLRVSGPAEQGQWLSALGIEARMASLAAGSPECAEELKSARDRLVEPSEMGSLFKVLAVTHPDWPTPEGFATSV
- a CDS encoding ABC-type transport auxiliary lipoprotein family protein encodes the protein MMKSHRRFKELGSIFVASCGAFLLSACVSLGSKAPISLLTLSSDAAVSPGASKIGMPKDALVILVPEVPRKLDTNRVPVQVDAGNIAYLKNSVWADKPAILFQQLIAETVSAKNGTLILSEVETSGKAEHFLSGQLVEFGIDSAAMEAIVIFDAVKISKGKPVEKRRFQVREAVAQIEPGDAGAALNSSANKIAAEIANWLAAN
- a CDS encoding MlaD family protein; the protein is METKSHYVLVGGVTLLLLAVLAGFTVWLSRIGDGAKTEYDIFFQQSVSGIAKGSGVTFAGVPVGQVKDIKLWRPDPDFVRVRIAIDSDTAILQGTTATISGIGFTGVSEIQLDGAIKGAPAIVCPAENPKSECPAGRPVIPTKPGALGEILNSAPLLVERLSTLTERLNIVLSDKNQQSIEQILNNVENLSGSLATQAPDLRAAIQESRATLAKAGAAAEQLTALSANANTLLDNEGKPMMAELRKTLRSANGSLSALETSLNSANPALETLNTQTLPEINQLARDLRRLSSSLQSVTERLDQQGVGGLVSAPKLPDYEPGRSK
- a CDS encoding ABC transporter ATP-binding protein → MAEIDPVISVRGLRNAFGDQVIHDNLDLDVRAGEILGVVGGSGTGKSVLMRSIIGLQEPEAGEITVLGTSMRGKEEDEAFEVRKRWGVMFQGGALFSTLTVAENVQVPLREFYPQFDRELLEEIARYKIQLSGLPPEAAHKYPSELSGGMKKRAGLARSLAMDPELLFLDEPTAGLDPIGASKFDELTRSLQDTLGLTVFLITHDLDTLYAICDRVAVIADKRVIAIGKIDELLSTDHPWIHEYFSGPRGRAARLGHERQI
- a CDS encoding ABC transporter permease, which translates into the protein MAQPADFIEEQLPEGGTVLRLGGTLAIAHINDLDERLRALREGVIQIDLTRIEHIDTVGAWLVHRTARDQGATIIGADSDAQRLIAAVSGSDDQTVEAPRLSPVVRVFEELGEAVSSTARTFVEFVGFIGQCVKAVFNLLLHPRRLRFHSVIQHFDMVGVRALGIIGLMSFLIGIVIAQQGAVQLRQFGAEIWTVNLIGRLTMRELGVLMTAIMVAGRSGSAFAAQIGTMKITEEVDAMRTIGVVPVEALVIPRVIATVLMMPLLGLYASLVAIIGGGLFCWMTLDMPPTTFVQRIREVTPLTDFYVGMVKAPVFGAIIALAGCFQGMRVHGNAEQVGLKTTAAVVQAIFLVIVLDAFFAVFFTEIGWD
- a CDS encoding HAD family hydrolase, whose translation is MTMAPKIRIAIYDMDKTVTRRATYNGFLMHMAWYKSPWRLALVPFLPLGLLLYAVKFWDRSQLKQFAQTLLVGRKVPRVQFARHLERHADLVLGRNVYQEAKWRIDAEKAEGYRHVIATASYRLYVDAIASRLGFDDVIATELATSDSGHVLARIDGHNCYDEAKLERVKAWMAAEGLSREQCQIRAYSDHVSDAPLLSFADEAFATNPHPPLERLAREKGWQILDWRDGDPQT
- a CDS encoding cystathionine gamma-synthase family protein, whose translation is MTDATTPRRKGKSPIKKIGGRTLKPSTLMMGHGFDPVLSEGALKPPIFLTSTFAFENAAAGKRFFEHITGKRKGPADGLVYSRFNGPNQEILEDRLAVWDGADDALVFSSGMSAIATLLLALVSQNDVIVHSGPLYAATETLIARILSRFGVSFVDFPAGASRKEIDKILASAQKMAKKKGGKVALVYLESPANPTNALVDVEAVRAARDAAFPGDQKPAIAIDNTFLGPLWQQPIKQGAELVVYSLTKYAGGHSDLVAGGVCGTQALIDAIRPMRNTIGTICDPNTAWMLLRSLETLELRMTRAGENAAKVCAFLKTHPKVVGLGYLGMIEDKAQQDIYNRHCTGAGSTFSVFIKGGEKESFRFLDALKIAKLAVSLGGTETLASHPAAMTHLSVPEERKKALGITNNLVRVSIGIEDPDDLIADFKQALDQV
- a CDS encoding SLC13 family permease, producing the protein MTTKSLGLWGGIATFLLMLLIGPPASMGAPAWHVASLTLLMAIWWMTEAFPLTVTALLPFLALPLMGIMSAGDVAKEYYSPILFLILGGAFIALTVERTGMHRRIALWILSFAGQSRFGLLLAFMAATAFISMWISNTSTALIMMPIALAVLVAGGVSEDETDGMAGALVLGVAFAASLGGLGTLVGSPTNPIAVGLIEKQVGMNISFADWSSFGIPILLVAVPLAALVLAKVQKIEATAFDPKAARSAIGTQGPWTIAEKRLLPIILLAIALWLAQPQLEVMLPKGSVTDGTIAIACSLLLFLVPDGSGRPLLNWKEADRAPWAVIMMFGGGLALAAGISESGLADWLGEALKPLAGVHPLIIAAAVTALVILITEFASNVATASGVMPVIAGLVAATGSDPWLLAMCASIAASWGFMMPSGTGPNAIAWATGHVALPRMLRAGVLIDLFGVPLIVGVVWFIATFH